In one Streptomyces sp. NBC_01288 genomic region, the following are encoded:
- a CDS encoding acyl-CoA dehydrogenase family protein: MSTSTEPWPLSDEQRAIVGLCREFAANEIRPRGREVDERDIESPLDIFRAAAKVGITDFMLPEEYGGGGFTDVVTQCLVQEQMCWGDPGIGNFVCSNGFFADPLLALGTEEQKAEWLRPLAGPNPLFTALATTEPESGSDAASIATTAVRVEGGYAISGQKVWISNAGLADQYVVFAKTDPSRGSSGVTAFLLRKGAEGMRFGEPMRKMGQRAIVCREIFLDEVFVPESDRLGDEGQGFRGLMKTFDISRIVLAAAATGAARAAYEYALAYARERKQFGKPIVEHQAVAFRLADMATRIESAWLLTLHAARRMDAGADATKLAAMAKLQASETAMAVTWGAVQTLGGWGYSREFPVEQWMRDAKLEEIEEGTSDIMRLIISRRL; encoded by the coding sequence GTGAGCACGTCCACTGAGCCCTGGCCGCTGAGCGATGAGCAGCGGGCGATCGTCGGCCTGTGCCGGGAGTTCGCCGCGAACGAGATCCGGCCGCGCGGACGCGAGGTCGACGAGCGTGACATCGAGTCACCGCTGGACATCTTCCGGGCCGCGGCCAAGGTCGGCATCACCGACTTCATGCTGCCCGAGGAGTACGGCGGGGGCGGGTTCACCGATGTCGTGACCCAGTGCCTGGTCCAGGAGCAGATGTGCTGGGGCGACCCGGGCATCGGCAACTTCGTCTGCTCCAACGGGTTCTTCGCCGACCCGCTGCTCGCGCTCGGCACCGAGGAGCAGAAGGCGGAGTGGCTGCGTCCGCTCGCCGGTCCGAACCCCCTGTTCACCGCGCTGGCGACGACCGAGCCGGAGTCGGGTTCCGACGCCGCGTCCATCGCCACCACGGCCGTGCGGGTCGAGGGCGGCTACGCGATCAGCGGGCAGAAGGTGTGGATCTCCAACGCGGGCCTGGCCGACCAGTACGTGGTCTTCGCCAAGACCGATCCGAGCCGGGGTTCCTCCGGGGTCACCGCCTTCCTGCTGCGCAAGGGCGCGGAGGGGATGAGGTTCGGCGAGCCCATGCGGAAGATGGGCCAGCGCGCCATCGTCTGCCGCGAGATCTTCCTCGACGAGGTCTTCGTGCCCGAGTCCGACCGGCTCGGGGACGAGGGGCAGGGCTTCCGCGGTCTGATGAAGACCTTCGACATATCGCGGATCGTGCTGGCCGCCGCGGCGACCGGAGCGGCCCGCGCGGCCTACGAGTACGCGCTCGCGTACGCCCGTGAGCGCAAGCAGTTCGGCAAGCCGATCGTCGAGCACCAGGCCGTCGCGTTCCGGCTGGCCGACATGGCGACCCGGATCGAGTCCGCGTGGCTGCTCACCCTGCACGCGGCACGCCGGATGGACGCCGGAGCGGATGCCACCAAGCTCGCCGCCATGGCCAAGCTCCAGGCCTCGGAGACCGCGATGGCGGTGACCTGGGGCGCCGTCCAGACCCTCGGCGGATGGGGCTACTCGCGCG